Proteins from one Mycteria americana isolate JAX WOST 10 ecotype Jacksonville Zoo and Gardens chromosome 1, USCA_MyAme_1.0, whole genome shotgun sequence genomic window:
- the POLR1D gene encoding protein POLR1D isoform X2, which translates to MEEDPELERKAVEELLKEAKRGRTRAETMGAMGWLKCPLAGTNKRFLINTIKNTLPSQKEQDQEREQKEDSKEPEPNKSRKEEKPKKRRIHPYTPSFQSRRRVSYSPPRHRNRNQHTKDKHEKRSSKR; encoded by the exons GAAGGCTGTGGAAGAGTTACTTAAAGAGGCAAAACGTGGGAGAACCAGAGCTGAAACAATGGGAGCTATGGGTTG GTTGAAATGTCCTCTTGCTGGTACAAATAAAAGATTTCTTATTAATACCATCAAAAACACGTTACCGTCTCAAAAAGAACAAGACCAAGAACGTGAGCAAAAGGAAGACAGTAAGGAGCCTGAGCcaaacaaaagcaggaaagaagaaaaaccaaagaaacgCAGAATTCACCCATATACACCCAGCTTTCAGTCCAGAAGGAGAGTCAGCTACTCTCCTCCGAGGCACCGAAACAGGAACCAGCACACAAAGGATAAGCATGAAAAGCGATCAAGCAAacgatga